A window from Candidatus Bathyarchaeia archaeon encodes these proteins:
- a CDS encoding CBS domain-containing protein gives MRVQDVMNRNHPTIYPDELATKARAFLRDLKLRILPVVGDNKQLLGVVSRNDVMTISSSVSVMRVKGIMSVARFRATMDMDTAQAAREMVRLDEWYVPVVKSQHDDAYCGVLGLEHIIRVLYDKKVARLKVPLSDVMSTEQLFICSPDDEADNIWHRMKERSFAACPVVARGKPVGIVTQQNLIESGAIFPAFEAKKGRFKNPSTIITIMRTPALSLKPYNTVGDAAKLMLEKDIGRMPIVDNRGQLVGIVDREDVVKALLKQD, from the coding sequence TTGCGTGTTCAAGACGTAATGAACCGAAATCATCCTACAATCTACCCTGATGAACTTGCAACCAAGGCTCGCGCTTTTCTAAGGGACCTCAAGTTACGAATCTTGCCTGTTGTGGGCGACAACAAACAGCTTCTGGGCGTTGTCTCACGGAACGATGTAATGACTATATCGTCGTCGGTGTCAGTGATGCGCGTCAAGGGTATAATGTCAGTAGCTCGGTTTAGAGCTACGATGGATATGGATACGGCTCAAGCTGCGCGAGAGATGGTGCGTTTGGACGAGTGGTATGTTCCAGTGGTCAAGTCTCAGCATGACGACGCTTATTGTGGCGTGCTGGGTTTAGAGCATATCATTAGAGTTTTGTATGACAAAAAGGTGGCCAGGTTGAAAGTGCCGCTATCCGATGTGATGTCGACTGAGCAACTTTTTATCTGTTCACCTGACGATGAAGCTGATAACATTTGGCACAGAATGAAGGAACGCTCGTTTGCTGCTTGCCCTGTTGTGGCAAGGGGTAAGCCAGTCGGCATCGTAACTCAACAGAATCTTATTGAAAGTGGCGCAATTTTTCCAGCCTTTGAAGCTAAGAAGGGACGATTCAAAAATCCTTCAACAATTATCACAATCATGAGGACTCCTGCCTTGTCGCTCAAGCCATACAATACGGTGGGAGACGCTGCCAAGCTCATGTTGGAGAAGGATATTGGGCGCATGCCAATAGTCGACAACAGGGGTCAGCTTGTCGGAATAGTTGATCGGGAAGACGTTGTGAAGGCACTTTTGAAACAGGATTAG
- a CDS encoding CBS domain-containing protein, with protein sequence MSELGLRPRMLVKDVMTSPVVTIGEEGIVHETAKLMDKNDLGCIIVTDKKGKPVGIITERDLITRVMSKNLLASKVKAKKVMTSPLLTIDPDEPLAEAARKMSRLNVRRLGVIYKGNLVGLVSSKDILAVTPELLETIQEQAKLQKEPAPEEEAPEPRALAGYCDHCGRWSDALKDNDGQLLCEECQVELKGEY encoded by the coding sequence GTGTCAGAGCTTGGCTTGAGACCACGCATGCTAGTCAAAGATGTCATGACAAGCCCAGTGGTGACTATCGGTGAAGAAGGTATAGTGCATGAAACAGCCAAACTTATGGACAAGAACGACTTGGGTTGCATAATCGTTACCGACAAGAAAGGAAAGCCAGTGGGCATAATAACTGAACGCGATTTGATTACACGTGTCATGTCAAAGAACCTCTTGGCTAGCAAAGTGAAAGCCAAGAAAGTGATGACGTCTCCCCTTCTGACCATAGACCCAGATGAACCGCTGGCTGAAGCAGCCAGAAAAATGAGCAGACTCAACGTCAGAAGACTCGGGGTCATTTACAAAGGTAACTTGGTTGGCTTAGTCTCGAGCAAAGACATTTTGGCAGTTACGCCTGAGCTTCTGGAAACCATTCAGGAACAGGCTAAGCTCCAAAAAGAGCCTGCGCCTGAAGAGGAAGCACCTGAGCCTCGCGCGTTGGCTGGCTACTGTGACCATTGTGGAAGATGGTCCGATGCCCTAAAAGACAACGATGGTCAGCTTTTATGCGAGGAATGCCAAGTCGAACTCAAAGGCGAATACTAG